From Gossypium arboreum isolate Shixiya-1 unplaced genomic scaffold, ASM2569848v2 Contig00229, whole genome shotgun sequence, the proteins below share one genomic window:
- the LOC128288515 gene encoding uncharacterized protein LOC128288515, giving the protein MQKSLKCNQRLLEKHSIVAVRQVCPHRLAVQDTSLSRRQRGFDFPGFNWSEHRPVKAEAAGSSPVSPDG; this is encoded by the exons ATGCAAAAGAGTTTG AAATGTAACCAACGTTTATTGGAAAAA CATAGTATAGTCGCAGTCAGGCAAGTATGCCCCCATCGTCTAGCGGTTCAGGACACCTCTCTTTCAAGGAGGCAGCGAGGATTCGACTTCCCTGGG TTCAATTGGTCAGAGCACCGCCCTGTCAAGGCGGAAGCTGCGGGTTCGAGCCCCGTCAGTCCCGacggataa